The following proteins are encoded in a genomic region of Chaetodon auriga isolate fChaAug3 chromosome 8, fChaAug3.hap1, whole genome shotgun sequence:
- the LOC143324578 gene encoding sodium-dependent neutral amino acid transporter B(0)AT3-like gives MDTEAESAEQMQVQEPKEITERPQWDNKVQYLLTCIGFAVGLGNVWRFPYLCQVYGGGAFLIPYVIALVLEGLPLLHMELAIGQRLRMGSVGVWISISPYLGGLGVASMIVSFLVCLFYNMILAWILWYFFNSFQNPLPWRDCPVNVNHTGYVSECEKSSPVNYFWYRETLNITANITINGSVEWWLVLCLASAWCLVYICFIRGIETIGKAIYVTATFPYLVLTIFLVRALTLSGAADGLVYLFTPNWETLKNPNVWLDAATQIFFSLSLAFGGLIAFSSYNAQKNNCERDALIVGCVNSFTSIYASIPIFAIVGFKANENYNDCRNGNILALTNAFSIGDENITLQNYDDWLNHLNHTDPAEVESLNLKTCDLQTFLDQSASGTGLAFIVFTEAVIHMPGSQVWAILFFIMLFSLGLSSMFGNLEGVLTPLLDLHVIPSWIPKEIFTGLMCLTAFSVSLIFTLGSGNYWLEIFNNYVGSMPLLIIAFFEIVSVVYIYGINRFNDDIEWMSGRRPNIYWQVTWRFISPFMLLVVFVAYVVVAAEKRPTYNAWNPDYVLFPLADVQYYPEWVYAICVLLSLLPVVSIPLVALYKFTGFLKKYFMNRHNQNPYAHEL, from the exons GTGCGTTCCTGATTCCTTATGTCATTGCCTTGGTGCTTGAGGgacttcctctgctgcacatgGAACTGGCCATCGGACAGCGGCTCCGCATGGGAAGTGTTGGCGTCTGGATATCAATCTCCCCATACCTGGGAGGTTTAG GTGTGGCTTCCATGATCGTATCCTTCTTAGTTTGTCTGTTCTACAACATGATCTTGGCCTGGATCCTCTGGTACTTCTTCAACTCCTTTCAAAATCCACTTCCCTGGAGGGACTGCCCGGTAAACGTGAATCATACGG GCTATGTAAGCGAATGTGAAAAGAGCTCGCCGGTGAACTATTTTTGGTATCGTGAAACACTGAACATAACAGCAAACATCACGATTAATGGTTCTGTTGAGTGGTGGCTTGTGCTGTGTCTTGCATCTGCTTGGTGCCTTGTCTACATCTGCTTCATACGTGGAATTGAGACTATTGGCAAG GCTATTTATGTCACAGCCACCTTCCCGTATCTTGTTTTGACCATCTTCTTGGTCAGAGCCTTGACTCTGTCTGGGGCCGCTGATGGCTTAGTATATCTTTTCACGCCAAAT TGGGAAACCCTGAAGAATCCTAACGTGTGGTTGGATGCTGCTACTCagatctttttctctttgtctttggcCTTTGGGGGACTTATTGCTTTTTCCAGTTATAATGCTCAGAA gAATAATTGCGAGAGAGATGCCCTGATTGTTGGATGCGTGAACAGTTTCACATCAATATATGCATCAATTCCTATTTTTGCCATAGTGGGatttaaagcaaatgaaaactACAATGACTGCCGAAACGG GAACATACTAGCGTTGACAAATGCATTCAGCATTGGGGATGAAAACATAACTCTTCAGAACTACGATGACTGGCTCAACCATCTCAACCACACTGATCCCGCAGAGGTCGAAAGCCTCAATCTAAAGACTTGTGATCTGCAGACTTTCCTGGATCAG AGCGCCTCTGGAACTGGTCTGGCCTTCATTGTGTTTACTGAGGCGGTGATACACATGCCGGGCTCTCAGGTATGGGCGATTCTCTTCTTCATCATGCTCTTCAGCCTGGGCCTGTCCTCCATGTTTGGAAATCTGGAGGGGGTCCTCACTCCTCTGCTGGACCTACACGTTATTCCATCCTGGATTCCTAAAGAAATTTTCACAG GGTTAATGTGCCTGACTGCTTTTAGTGTGTCCCTCATCTTTACTTTGGGCTCTGGAAACTACTGGCTGGAGATTTTCAACAACTACGTGGGATCCATGCCTCTGCTCATCATAGCATTCTTCGAAATCGTCAGTGTGGTGTACATCTATGGAATAAACAG GTTTAACGATGACATTGAATGGATGTCAGGTCGGAGACCAAATATCTACTGGCAGGTCACTTGGCGCTTCATCAGTCCTTTCATGCTCCTGGTGGTTTTTGTGGCCTACGTCGTAGTCGCAGCCGAAAAACGTCCAACATATAACGCCTGGAACCCAGATTAT GTGCTCTTCCCCCTTGCTGATGTTCAGTACTATCCCGAATGGGTTTATGCTATATGTgttctcctgtctctccttcctGTCGTCTCCATTCCTCTTGTGGCTCTCTACAAATTCACGGGCTTCCTGAAGAAGTACTTCATGAACAGGCACAACCAAAATCCATATGCGCATGAACTGTAA